One window from the genome of Pyrus communis chromosome 16, drPyrComm1.1, whole genome shotgun sequence encodes:
- the LOC137720039 gene encoding polyubiquitin-like: protein MRVIIDVWGHEFTLEVGLKESVVEIKRKMEQLLGIPMASQTLAVCGWELVDGLDMEDYPIVTPGTKIDLTVKSMEPTTIPIIIKISEKQHQIQVSRTETVYSLKEKIHIIDGTPIKRISLFFCGIELENDFCNLSEYGVNEFSEILLLLKTKNRIKSDPPSRRLSLVVQTSSSLLNATSIPVRIKDSNTVNELRQLLLSRKLLPIDDYLFIHRQMTMRENCSLRSHGVEDGDSIYVFKGTVHRSGY from the coding sequence ATGAGGGTAATAATTGATGTATGGGGGCATGAATTTACCCTGGAAGTAGGTCTCAAAGAATCAGTTGTTGAAATCAAAAGGAAGATGGAACAGCTCTTGGGCATCCCAATGGCTTCACAAACCCTAGCAGTATGTGGATGGGAGTTGGTAGATGGACTAGACATGGAAGATTATCCAATTGTCACACCAGGTACAAAAATCGACCTCACCGTCAAATCCATGGAACCGACTACCATTCCGATTATCATAAAAATTTCAGAGAAGCAGCACCAGATACAAGTGAGTAGAACAGAAACCGTGTACAGCCTTAAAGAGAAAATCCACATTATTGATGGCACACCCATCAAAAgaatctctctctttttctgtGGAATTGAGTTGGAAAACGATTTTTGCAACTTGAGTGAGTACGGTGTTAATGAATTTTCCGAGATACTTTTGTTGCTCAAGACCAAGAATCGAATAAAGAGTGACCCTCCGTCGAGGAGGTTGAGTCTTGTGGTTCAAACATCCTCGAGTTTGCTCAATGCGACCAGCATTCCGGTGAGAATCAAGGACTCGAACACAGTTAATGAGCTGAGGCAACTACTTCTGAGCAGAAAACTTCTTCCGATTGATGATTATTTGTTCATTCATAGGCAGATGACTATGCGAGAAAACTGCAGCCTCAGGTCGCATGGTGTGGAAGATGGAGATTCAATATACGTATTCAAAGGGACAGTCCATCGCAGCGGATATTAA
- the LOC137719621 gene encoding putative ETHYLENE INSENSITIVE 3-like 4 protein produces the protein MVKFHVQVDPLSLGVVAEDEEAAEDHISYDELKKRMWKDSIRLQKLKENRKIIEAEEDEEEEPAESSAKQEGSHRKKMARAQDSILKYMVKIMEVCKAKGFVYGIVPEKGKPVTGSSDSLREWWKDKARFDHNAPIAIAEYLPALIFEGESDHGSYAHLLHELQDTTLGSLLSALIQHCMPPQRRFPLEKGLAPPWWPTGKEMWWGDQGLSVEHGAPPYRKPHDLKKAWKVSALAAVVKHMAPHSDRVRRLVTQSKCLQDKMTAKETAIWSKVVNQEESLIQLTEKCLKISDHSNKKGKNLKWPATTSNEKRKMMSIDLGLGFVEKKSRADYDQGQDQDHTLCASDQNSGAVSVVDWINMEIEKANGIDDNSGTKVADGYGSASYWGGGIDDDDLAMDGALEIQRGNMDLNRSSEDMSHNYDQDSTSIWDLGYD, from the coding sequence ATGGTAAAGTTCCATGTACAAGTTGATCCTCTAAGCCTTGGAGTAGTTGCAGAAGATGAAGAAGCAGCTGAAGATCACATCAGCTATGACGAGCTTAAGAAGCGAATGTGGAAGGATAGTATTCGCTTACAAAAGCTCAAAGAGAATCGTAAAATCATTGAGgcagaagaagacgaagaagaagaacctgCAGAGTCGTCGGCAAAGCAAGAAGGGTCTCATAGAAAGAAAATGGCAAGAGCCCAGGATTCGATACTTAAATACATGGTGAAAATCATGGAGGTATGCAAAGCAAAGGGCTTTGTGTATGGGATTGTGCCTGAGAAGGGAAAGCCAGTGACGGGCTCCTCTGATAGCTTAAGAGAGTGGTGGAAAGACAAAGCGAGATTTGACCACAACGCCCCCATTGCAATCGCCGAGTATCTGCCAGCTCTGATATTTGAAGGTGAGTCGGATCATGGCTCTTATGCTCATTTGCTTCATGAACTGCAAGACACTACTTTAGGGTCTCTTCTTTCTGCTCTGATTCAGCACTGCATGCCGCCGCAGCGGAGGTTCCCTCTGGAGAAGGGTTTAGCTCCTCCGTGGTGGCCCACAGGGAAGGAGATGTGGTGGGGGGACCAAGGGCTTTCTGTAGAGCACGGCGCTCCTCCTTATCGGAAGCCCCACGATCTTAAAAAGGCATGGAAAGTGAGTGCCTTGGCTGCTGTGGTCAAACACATGGCTCCTCATTCGGATAGAGTGAGAAGACTTGTGACGCAAAGCAAGTGTTTGCAAGATAAGATGACTGCTAAGGAGACTGCTATTTGGTCCAAAGTGGTTAACCAAGAAGAATCTCTCATACAACTTACAGAGAAATGCCTCAAAATCTCAGATCACTCaaacaaaaagggtaagaatttGAAGTGGCCTGCTACTACTAGCAATGAAAAGAGGAAGATGATGAGTATTGATTTGGGATTAGGGTTTGTGGAAAAGAAATCAAGGGCAGACTATGATCAAGGTCAAGATCAAGATCATACACTTTGTGCTTCTGATCAAAATAGTGGTGCTGTTAGTGTGGTGGATTGGATTAATATGGAGATAGAAAAGGCCAATGGGATTGATGACAACAGTGGTACTAAAGTGGCAGACGGCTATGGATCAGCAAGCTATTGGGGAGGTGgtattgatgatgatgatctagCTATGGATGGAGCACTTGAGATCCAAAGGGGAAACATGGATTTAAATCGTTCTTCCGAAGATATGTCACATAATTATGACCAAGATTCAACTTctatttgggatttgggataTGATTAA